cttcttcaggctatggatatgAGACTTATGCAAgaccaacattggccactcctaagcagtacagaagattctacaatgaatgggagacccactaccataaatatttcgactggggtaaatattgtgcctatattcgacaagtgcagaacaTCATCTTAGTTGCttctattgaagaagaaggtcctagccaaggatttgaaccaccacgacactcttcatggcactcatcacaatggcaatggcaatgaggaaagaaaaaactgtaagaaacctcatcattttgaacattttcaactcaatatatttgtctatcaatacgatactctctacttaagtatttatgcattctacatgttatatatagctttttttaacttttttttttatgcaaaagtgtataaaaatgtgttccctctCCATTTATGtacgtatctttagcgtatctccgatacgataccctccgatacgtatcttaattttgaccgaccgatacggcgaccgataccgatactttaatccttgatctctTCCCCCCATACCAAACCCTTCCATCATCAAGCCCACAACCTTCCTCTCTTTAAGTTTGCTAAAGATTCAGGAGGATGTTCTAGGCTTCCAATGGCTCCGAGGTGGTGTGGGGAAGGAACATAAGTTTCTTAAGTAACTGTAGAATTAATTGATTAAGCACCGGCATAGTGTAGAGGTATCCCAAATGTTGAATCAAATAAGTAAGGTTGTCAAGATTGAACACACTATTACTGATATgaaaataatgggaaaaatgGGATTCAATTGTCAACTGCtcctgtcagaaataggattgACTATGGACTCGAACCATAGCACATGGTTTCATGAAATCCGTAGGATTTTCCCAATATAAATCGAGCAGGTTTTACATCAAGAATTTTGCTCAGCATGCACATAAACCAATGACCAATCACTGTGATTGCTCCTCAGATCATTTGCAGATCTGATAGACTTAAAACAACTTTGTGCTATGCATTTGGCAAGCTAATCAAGCAAAAATTAATATTCAACTGCTAATATCAAGTTTTCAGATCTGCCTAATAAATTAGGACATCCCATATTTCAAATCAGCCATGGAAACACTTACATGATGTTTGACTGGAACAAGTTCTTGTTTCTTCAACATACTTTCATGTTTCACACCTCGCATGCTATACACACAGTCAGATATTCAACAAATGTGTAGAGGGGCCTTGCTTAAgtacaaagaaataagaaaaaacaaggaTCTGAAAGGATATGCTACAAGCTTACATACTCCAAACAAACATTCATTGCAAATGATATGAGATTGCAGGAATCAAAGCTTAACAGAAAATTACCCTTGCCATGTTAAAGGAAGGAAATCTTGAAAATGCTTTTGAAAGAACGTCATCATTCACTTCATTACCAAGATCCCCACAAAACAAGCGGAAATCATCTGCAAAATGCCTTGTGCGTCAGTGAAATGTAAGCACCCATCAATCGAGAGTAAAGAGACATTAATCAACAATAAGTTATTCAAAGGAAATGCATAATGAAGTCAAACTAGAATCTTATAGAgtcttaggctatgtttgaagccaagaaaagaaaagaaaaaaatgaatgttaggagagaaagaaagacacataaattaataattttctccatcatgatttttgtcttattatgtttcttctcttttctggaCAACAAACATAGCCGTTTAACAATTAAAATGgcaagttggtaactaaattaataaataaaaagtggAACTCAAAAAGATTGGTCCAAACTGCTTAAGTAAATGAGCCCTGTAGCAAAAGGTGTAGAACTGCATGAGgttgaatttaaaataaatttttttagtgAGTATAGGGGCTAATTATATTGTCTAATCCAATTTTCAGCCTCGACGGATGTGGAAACTATGAGTCTTAAGCTACTTATTAATGGTTATACCCTTAGTGACTGAATCTTTCTCATAGGGATGGCACTCCTTCTCTCAATCCTCAAATTCACAAACAATTGAAATAAGAGTGCACTCTAAAGAAAGCCACTCTACAGGTTGAAGCCTGCTTTGagtaaaattaaattttgacttATTCAGATAATTCTAAACATAAAAATCTTATTGGATTAAACATCGAGGGTATTTCCATGGTTCACTGTCCTATTATTTTAATCCAACGAAGCTTAGAGCCCACATATTCCAACACACAGACACACTCTCAAGCAGCTCCAGAATTTAGGTTTTACTTAATATTGATGCTCCCACCCTCTCTCGTGCTCACTGTTTTGGGCACTTACGTTATTCCAGACTATAAGAAATAATTTAGATTAAAGAAGTCAATTAAGTTTTCTTCTTTCGAAGCTTATTATTGTTGCAAGTTTCTTTATCTGAACTATGAGAGAAAATTCTATCCTTTTGATAAGATTGATTCTTTACTGTTAAGGTTTGTATCTTGGGTTTGTTACATTTGTATGTAATTAGTGATTTCTCAAATGGGGAAAGATTCTTAGTAACAGTTATGCCAAGTGATAATCATGTAGCTAAGCAACCCCATCCACATTCACTGCATAGGATATGTATGATTCACTAGCAAAAACATGATCATCTGCATAGCTTGAATAAGTTGCACAACAGCCTGATTAATCAGGAATGAGCAAAAGTCAACCACTAACATGCTAATCTGCTCCGATCTGCCTCAACAGGCACATTAGTAAAGGAGGTACTTCATTAATAGAGAATAAAAGTGGTAGAGAATGAATGGTACACGGATCATACTCTCTGGCCATTCTGCAAGGGTCGGATCCTCCCAACTTTGACCAGCAGCTTTACGAGGTATCGCTTTCTTCTTGGTCTCAGACTTGTGCTCAATCTCACTACTTGCAAGTGCAGCTTTCACGCTCTCAAGAGCTTCTGGTGTAATTGTATGTGCATCCCTCTGAAATAACTGTTGGGCCTgtcttatttaaaataaaataaaataaaaaaccaaaaaaaaaaatgtcaacagCAATTTAGTTGCGACTCTACAAATACAAAGTTTCAAATTATAACACTATGAAGTATGAACCgcaataaataaatcaataaatgaacAAATGAAAGTATCCAAGACTACAGAATCCTATATCACATACTTGAAAAGGGCTTTTACCACTAAAAAATACCTTAAATGAACCAGAATTCCACAATGGAGGACCATTGGCTCCTGAAACCAGACACCAGAGAAGCACGAGAGACATTTTTATTGTCCCCAAAAAATCCTATAAGTGATCTTATTTGCAGTTTCTACATTAAACAACCACCATTTCTCAGCGTTACTGGTGCTTCAATCAATGCCATATCTGGTCATTAGATTTTGCTAGTTTACTAGATCGATACATTAAATCAGATTCTTTCCAAATTATATTAATTCAATTAGCCATTGGAACATGTCTGTCGCTCTTGCGTTCTTCAACATTACACGAAGCAAATCACATACAGGTCTTAAGAGGCTTTAAAAGcggaacgaaaaaaaaaagcgaCAATGATGTGCAAAAAGACATAACTTGAAAGAGCAGTGATCAAATTCAAGCCACGCACTCACCTGCTGATACTGTGGGAGCGAATACACACCGGAGACTGAAGCAGGAGCTGAATGCACATAAGGGATAACAGGAGCAAGGGGGACATTGATCGGTGGAGGGATTTTAACCGTCGGAGGTGGAAGAGCGTATGGTTTAGGATACTGATGAGCGGTAATGGGATCTGCTTGTTGAAGGTGAAACGGTACAGGGAAATAAGAACCGTTTGAGTACGTGAATTGAGACGCAGCAGAAGGAATCGCACCAGGTAAAGGAATAGCAGTCGAAGTCGAAGCAGATTGAGTCGCCATTACTAGAAAGAATTTCTTAGAActccaaaaatcaagaacacGAACTCAGAGCTCCCTGTTGATGCAGAGAGTTGACCTGAATGCTTCAATAAGGAAAAGAACGAGAGACTATGAGAAGCAGACGCGACTGAAGCGTAAGAAAGAACAAGAAATTTCTGGAAAATTCAGGTGTTTTCTACGATACCCAGCTAAAAAGCGCCCCTAGCGTACGAAGCAACAACCGGTTCGACCAGAGGTTGGACTGGAGattggttttaatatttttttgttgggcGAGAGAACCATGCCGTGTCGGTCTGGCGCACAAATCTCCAGGTGCacgggccaatgagagcactgGCGTAGAGCTTCATCACGCATAGAGGCAGTACGGTCTTTATGCGCCAGCTTGTGTCTGGACATTTCCTGTGCTAGGGCCGcgggtttttttttcccattgatTGGGGGAAGGTTCtaataggggtgcaagtttggccctgacagccCTGACCCGTCCTTGGCCCACCTTGATTTCAAACAAGTATCAACCCGAAAATTTTGGCCTTGAGGGCCGGCCAGGCCCTAAAATTTCTGACCATGAGTCAAGGTCAGGGctggtaagggttgatgtctttggcccgcccagcCCACCCTCACCCTGACtcagggttgatgtctttggcctgcccaaattatttatattgtttgaatATTTGCTTTAGGATATTCTCTTCATAAtaagtaatttgtaactttgtgtttttttatttcctctttattatgaatattttttttatttttaagttatttcatattttgtagggtcagaGTCAGGGAATACctggcccttgatggcaaactaggGTCAAAGTTAATCAGGGCCATCCCGGCCCTTTGTGACAAACCAGGGTTAGGGTCATCCTAGCTCGTctttgaaaaatcagggccaatcagggcgggtaagggttgggttgaaccctaAAAGGGTAGGGCCTAGGATGAAGTTTTGTGGCCCTGAATCAaggtcagggcgggtttgggtcCAATTAAGGGGACCAAGGGTTGGGATAGGGATTTAAGAAACCCAATTCAACCcgaccctgttgcacccctaggtTCTATGAACAACATCGCGAGGGCACACCTAAGCATCAGCATCAACATGGGGTTTTTGCCTTTCATAGAGGTAGGGCAGTCATTTCATAGAAGTGGTCATAGAGTCCACATCGTCTTTCAggcttttatttattaattcttTTTAGATAATGAGTAGGTAAAGTATTCTACATTTtctcataattattttttgtttttactttaaaaaataataatataataatctcATGTGAGAGGGATGCAATACACCTTGGGCTTATagaacattttcctttttttttttttttcttaatatggGAAAGGATTCCCTGAAAGCTAGGATGGTTGTTGCATCAGCATGAGGCCAATGTGAGTGCATGTGAAAGCATCATTAACAAGGGAGGGATTTCTATCCTTCATAAGGGGTGGATAAATCATTTTGCCCCCCTCTGTGTCTGGGCGTAGAGGCTACATCGCCTGTTaggtttatttttttcattttataattagtgaaaagaatgctacctgatCACGTGGCCCCCACAACTAGACAGAAGGAGCAAAAATGATGACTTCACTcccataaaatacaaaatactCATCCCTTGTTGATGCCCCTATGTATCTTTTTATTGGCTCTCGCACTAATGTAGGGGCTATGTGTCGAAGTAACATTTTTCTTCCATAATAATTTCTATGGCAAAAGAAGTATAAAAAACAACTTGGCCCTTGCACCCAGATGCAAAAGAGGGGGTGGgaatgagggggggggggagcaaaATGATCACCCCACACCTCATGAAAGGCATAAATTCCATCATATTGATCATTCAGTGTGTGTTCACATTGGCCTTTACACTAGTGTAATTTGGAAGAAAGAATAATACCCACTTGCGTGTGTCTATGTCTTGACAAAGTAGTTGTGAACTCAGGGAGAAGAACACCACTCTATTGGTGCAGGAAACGCCAAATAGAGAAGACGCGGAAAGACCCTCCTGCCCCTGCCCCTACCTCGGAGGGCGCTGAAGATGTTCCAGCccgctaggggtgtcaattggtcgagcttaatcgggcttgaagactttcaaaggttgCACTGTGTCCACCAtgtaactaatcgggcttatttagtgagggcatggtacactttatattcaaTCGGTCAGCGTCGGGCTATAATTGGGCTACTAAAATCAAGCATTAATCGAACTATAGTTGGGCATTAACCGGGCTATGAACatatttaatgttaaacgggcttcaactggtttttaaacgggccttatTTAAAATCTGCTTTTATATTCCAGCCCACTTAATGCTACTCatgcaagctcaaaaaaatgacaaaaattgcaagcccaaccattttttttttttttttttttttttggctacttCACTTAAACCAAACAAGAAATCAAATGTTTGTAAAACCTTTTTGCAGTTTGACATATACTAACCAagctttatttctttattttttactgtttaattTTGGGGGTAAAATAAGCATTATACactcattaaagggtcgggccaggtcggtgcacaataggccgattTTAGTCGGGTGctcgacggttcaagtagcaaaaccgagatcGACTGTTTGTAAACGGGTCGGGCacaagcctgacacgtttaataaaagGTCTGGGCCGGTCCGGTCTATATATGGTCAGTTTTGGTCAGTTTAGTcgggtcggtcttggttttgacacccctaccggCCGCCCTCCTATTGGTTTACCTGCGCTGGCAGGGTACCGGTCTATTGCCGTAACTTCAAttagaaaagagagggaaaaaaacttTCCCGGACTGCGCTATTGAGCTTACTATAGTTGGATACGATTTCCGCGATCCACTGATTCATTCTTCCAGCGGAACTTTAAAGAAGTAAGTTGCATTGAAGGTCCACTATAATGGTGTAGAAGTCAATATCCAGCGGGAAAAAACGCCAAAGAGAGGAGGAAATCGAAGCCGAAGATTGAGAAATAGTTGAACTCTCATCACTCGGTGAAGCCGCTATCTTATTCTGATTTAATTTTAATGTCTTCTGTTTTTTAGAAAAACTTGAGATCTCTGTGTTCGAATTACTTGCTTAACTTGGGCAAGAAACGATTTTTCGTATTAGGTTTTGGTTACAGTTATAACTTGAATCCATTCCATTTACATGGAAGTTTCTacattgaaaaatgaaaattgtagGGTTTTGATGGTTCTACTTAGAGTAACTTTGTACTGAATAGAATTATGTTTCTGTGAAGTAATGATTTATAATATTCCATTTTTTAATTCTTAGTTGGTTGAAGGcgttttttttatttgatcttTTCCATCAGTTATGAGATGTATAGATAGTTAATGTGTATGTGGTTCATCCTGCTTTGGAAGAAATCTAAAATCTGAACAATGTAATGGCTTGTAATCCCTTGGAACCTGAAAGCAATAGCTCTTAGCAATAAAATGATCTTATGTTCTTCATTCTCTTCAAAGAAGGTGAAAGCTATAGCTCATGATCAGTTTTGGTGTATTAAAGAATTACAATGGACATTTCATTCTTAAACCATTGGTGGGACTTTGGGAGTGGCAGTTTTATTGAGGGTTAAGGTCTAGGTTTGGATATTTTGGAACAAAGTCTCAACTATATTTACTTCATTCATTTAGTTTGCATTTCCATGTTGAAGTGGTGGTTGTCTTTCATAGCATGGCTAGATAAGCTCACAATTGAATTTCCAGCCTTATTAGCATTATTTGAGTTTGGAGAGGATGATCAACCTCTTCATGAAATGACATCTGCCCATTTGTTACTATCTTGGAACTGGGCCTCACATCATTCCTGGTGGatattcaaggaaaaaaaaaaaaatcccaatggACACTCATCAATGTGCAGAAACAAGTAAGGTCAATCCTTGGCTGGCAATTCGAAaacaaaatacaagaaaattcCTCAAATAACAAATTAAAATCCACTGACCATGCAAAATTTccgaaggagaaaaagaagaaagaaactgtGCATATTTTATtcctcttattttctgtttgctCTCATTTTAATGATTCTGCTCTGTTCCACAGAAGGATGATATTTCACCCTTTTTTTCCCCGGTTACCAAGCTGATCCTTTTGTGATGTTTCTGTATTTTTTGTAGACTTGCCAGCTAATTGATTCAAACATATAGTAGTTTGTCATTCCAAATATTGGCTCAATACCCAAGGTCTTTTGCAGATAAATTATCTTCTTATGGTTTTGCCGTTCCTTTTAAAATTAGATTTGTGTTCTCTTAATAACTGATTACATTTGGCTTTTTGTCACCTAGATACTTATATGCATGAAAGTTTACATGCATTGGCTACTTTTTGACTGGTGTTTTCCTTTCAAATAATTGAGGATCAAACATTTGGATAGTCAGTCATAAGATGATGCTCACTTTAATAAAACTGAACCCAATGTGTGTTGGGCTTAGAGCctgattaaaaaaagaagaagaaaaaaaaaaagctttattTGTAATTTGGTCATCATTACCCCGTGTTCAGGTCCTGATTTTGTTACCTAGTATTGTGTTGTGTCTTGTCAATTGTCATTTCATGTCTAATAAGTACTTAGGAGTACAAGGTCAATTGCTACGTTTCATTTTCTGGCCGTTTACCTCATGTTGGAGACCAATATACATGTTAATACTGGATACTTCATGTGTTCCTTCCCACCTCCCACCCCAAAAGGAAGGAACAAAAGAATGAGGAGGAACAACAAGAGGGAGGTAGAGGTtgcccataaaaaaaaaatattgcagaAGCAAAGTTCTAGCTACACTTGGGTGGTTGCCTTCAGGAAAAAACTAATTAATATGTATTCATGAAGACATGTATACTTGCCAAGGTTTTCAGTTGCAATGTCAGACATCTTGTGGATGGccatacccagtgcacaaggctcccaccactgcggggtatggggagggtcataatgtacgcaaccttacccTTGCTTCGcaaagaggttgtttcctgGTGGTGCCTTGTATCCATGTCAAAAAATTGACACACATTTACTTATTGCTTGTTGTCTTTAGATGAGAGCCAACAACTACTGGTGATTAATAGGGTTACCCAATGAGTAaagaaattagaagaagaataggATCGATGGTACGATAAGATTGGTTGAGTTGGATTTGCacttaaaattcaaaaagttCTTGGGTTATCCACCACTATAACCCAAAAAGCATTGTATATTCTTCACCCGTCAACATGACACTCATGATTCATGCTCTTCTCTTCAAGgagaaaaatttgaaaaaaaaaaaaagttgcttgTGAGTTGGGTTCGCAGCGTCGGATAATCTTGTATTCCCCGAGTGAGATTTAATATATTGGAATCTCCTTTTAGTTTGAATTGAAGAAAGCTCTAACTGTAGTTATTGTACTGCTTCCTTGAAGTTCTGATTAGGTgcatttttattgttatttgatCTGATATTTTCTCAAGCACAAgcttgtttattttcttgtttcttccccaAAATCTTGGATTCTTGCTAACAAGATTATCACTTCAAAGTTCTTATGCAtgtatattttttgaatttgaatttgtaCAGATGTTAATGATGGAGGAAGGCACCAGCTCAAATCCAAGCCAATCTACACATGGAGATACTGCTGCCTTTGAGGTATCATCTAATCCCAAAGCAATAGGGTCCAACAGCATTTGGAATCATTTTACTAAGATTAAACCTTCTGATGGTTCAAGAGCTATAAAATGTACTTGCAAATATTGTAATAAAGATTTTGGATGTGCTAGTGAATATGGTACAAGCTCATTGAAACGCCACTTGGATAGGTGTTGGCAATATCCATATAGTCAAaagtataagaaaaaaaaaagtacattttgCAATTGAGGGGAGTGATGATGAGGGAAGTGATGATAAGACCATTACCACTGTCTCAGCTTGGGAGTTTGACCAAGAACTTTGCCAAAAGGAGCTTGCCCGTATGATTATTATAGATGGTTTGTCTTTAAAATTTGTAGAGCAGGAAggttttagaagattttgtaaTTCTATGGATCCTAGGTTCAATCTTTTGTCACGTTTCACTGTGGTAAAAGATTGTTTTGCATTGTATGCGGActaaaaaaagaagttgaaagAAATGTTCAAGAGAGGAAATCAAAGGGTTTGTCTTACGACAGATATGAGGACTTCAATCCAAAACCTTGGTTATATGTGCCTAAACAGCACATTACATTGACCAAGATTGGAAATTGCAAAAGAAGATTCTTAACTTTTGTGTCGTCCCATCACCACACACCGATGAAGGTATTAGTAATGATCTTGAGTTATGTTTGTTAGTCTGGGGTCTGGAGAAATTATCCACTATTACAGTGGATAATGCATGTAATAATGGTGTGGTAATTCGAAATTTAAAGAGGAGGTATGCCAAGAAAAATGGATTGTTGTTAAATGGTGATTACTTTCATGTGAGATGTTGTGCACATGTTTTGAATTCGATTGTCAAGAAAGGTCTCAAATATTATAGGGATTCAATTACTAAAGTTCGTTCTGCGGTGGGATATGTAAGGAGCTCACCTGCAAGATCACAACAATTTACATGTTACAAACTGCTTTAGAGTTTCAAAAGGCTTTTGGATGCCTAGAAGATAGGGACTTGAACTTTAAAATGGATTGCAAGGATATGGTTCCAAGTGAACAAGACTGGGAAAAGGTAAAAGTTCAGTGCAAATTTTTAGAGGTTTTTTACAATGCCACCAAAACATTGTCTGGGTCTCCTTTTATCACATCAAATGTTTATTTTCCGGAAGTTTATGCAATTGAATCAGTATTGATGGATTGGTCAAGAAGTGAAGATCTCATGTGTTGTGATATTGCATTGGCCATGATGGAAAAGTTTAAAAAGTATTGAGATAGCACAAATAAAGTATATCTTCTTGGTTATTGCTTCTATTCTTGATCCTTGTTTGAAGTTAAAATTTGTGAAGTTTTGTTATTCGAAAATATATCTTGAACCTGAGGTTGATATAATGATTGGAAATGTTAGGAATGTCATGGACCAGCTCTTAAAGTACTACCAAATACGTGAGTCGTCTCCCAATGCAGTGGTACATTTTTCAACTCCTATATCTATTGATGCTCCAACAAAAACTATTAGTAATggtattaaaagaaaatctcttcagattttgaaagaagatgagattttagAAGTTGGAATAGAGTTGGATCGTTATTTGTTGGAAGGTATTTTAATGGATGATGGCAATGATTTTGACATCTTGAATTGGTGGAAGGGTAATAGTTCAAGATTTGTTTATCTTAGTAAGATGGCTCGAGATATTTTACCAATTCCTGGTTCAAGTGTTGCTTCAGAGTTTGCTTTTAGCATTGGTGGTCGGATTCTAGACCAATTTCGTAGCTCATTGACACCAAAAATTGTACAGTCCTTGGTGTGTGCACAAGATTGGCTACGACAAGCACCAACACCTATTGATATTGAAGAAAACTTAGATGACCTTGAGAAGATTATATCAGGTAACAAGCTTACAAATTGTTGAACATCATCTAATGATATTACTATTACTGATTACATGTACTATGAATTGGATAATCTGTACTAATTTTTTCTTATtgcattaattttattttcagatCTTACCGAGGATGGTGATATTATAAGTTTGACTTAAAGCATGGTATTGTATGCTTTCCTATTTTGCATTTTCAGGTATCCTTATATAGTTAACTACTATtgtatttattgttattagtgatggtgatggtgatatGCCTCATGCAGGAATTAGTGATGATAATTGCCACCTTAACTGAGATAGATCCTGATGGAATGTCCTTAACTGAGATAGATCCTGATGGAATGTTTATTGGGTGGCTTGTTTAAGCCCACTTTAGTTCATGTATTTTTAGACAAATGTATGATTTTGTGATGATGGTGGAATGTTTATTGGGTGGCTTGTAGTGATAGATACAACTGGAGAAGCTCCTTTAATCAGTAACTGAAATGCTTTTTCCTTAAAGCTAGCTTGAAGCTGATTTCCTTTAAAAAGAGCGTTGTAGCTGCATTTACATGGTTGTACCCTTTCAAAACTTCGGAAACACAACATTAGTTTCAGTAAACTGTGTTAAATATTATTATCTATTTGAAATCTTGTCTGATTGTTCACCAATCGAACCTGGCTGTGTATTAAATCTTGTAATTGTCATTCGGATTTGTTGGGTTTATCTTGTAATTTCACAAAATCTTAGATGTCACCTTTGTTCAACTTGTCATTTTTGTTGAAAGAAGTATTGTTAATCTATGTTGCAATGAATGAACAGGGAAATGCAAGATATATAGAAACAAAAGGATTCAACCCAGGTCTAACAGATCTGCTTCTTGTTGTAGGCATATTATTGGTCTTCCTTGTGCGAAACTATTTCCTTTACATATGCTCAGAAGACAGCTCCAccaaggaaaaagaaacctgTCTCCAACAAGAAAATGAAGAGGTAGAGGCTAAAGCAAGGCTTCTTGGCACTAGGAGAGTAGACTGAACTTTAAGCCTTGATATGCTTTAGTAATCTTTGTTGACTGTTACATTAAGATTTTGCCCTTTATTGATGTCAATTATTACTCTTTGGATTGATAACAATCTTGGCTCAAAAACTTACAACTTTTAAAATCTTTCAATGTTTATAGGGTTAGGTCTTAAATGGCAAAAAAGGTTCAAGGTCAATCAAGGTCAACTTGGCTTGGCCCAATTAAGGCCAATTAGCggtgggttgggcttgggcctGGGTGAGGTTTTTTTGGTCCGAAGTTAAGGTCAAGGCGGGCCTGGGCTACTCTATGAGGATTCAAGGTTAGGTTGAGGTTTAAAGAGCCCgacctgtcaaagccctataTACACATAATTTAGTACTGAAGCCCTTTATACACATAATTTAGTACTAAAGAGCGGCTTTGGTGCAATGGTAATATTGttccattgcaacctagtggttATTGGTTCAAGTTGAGAAACAACCTCTCTGTAAAGTGGGTATCTACAAAAGAAGACCATGTCATGTTATATCTAAAGAGCCTCAAAGTTCATCACAATAGCCTAATAGGTTATATTATCAACATACCCCAGCCTAGAAAAAATGGTATactaaataagggaaaaagtgTATGCCTCAATTATAGAATCTTTAATTAAATCTTGTTGGAGTATATGGTAAATTGTCGTTATATTGTAGTAGTCTTCAACATGTTCCACCAAGATCTGTAGAtggttcaataaaaaaaaaagggcgggGGGCACACTAGGTCGAAACCAGGTGAAACCACCGAGATGGGTCAAAACAACAACCCATTTGGATCAAAACTTGGTTTTTATAgtatatgaatgtaagattttggttgaaccaaaatcaaaacctaaaatccaaaattc
This Macadamia integrifolia cultivar HAES 741 chromosome 10, SCU_Mint_v3, whole genome shotgun sequence DNA region includes the following protein-coding sequences:
- the LOC122090537 gene encoding RNA-binding protein 42-like, giving the protein MATQSASTSTAIPLPGAIPSAASQFTYSNGSYFPVPFHLQQADPITAHQYPKPYALPPPTVKIPPPINVPLAPVIPYVHSAPASVSGVYSLPQYQQAQQLFQRDAHTITPEALESVKAALASSEIEHKSETKKKAIPRKAAGQSWEDPTLAEWPENDFRLFCGDLGNEVNDDVLSKAFSRFPSFNMARVVRDKRTGKSRGYGFVSFANPSDLAAALKEMNGKYVGNRPIKLRKSTWKERTDYEAMEKQKNQTQKKPKMPKKSVLHK